A stretch of the Butyricicoccus intestinisimiae genome encodes the following:
- a CDS encoding sugar-binding transcriptional regulator, with translation MKYRKEKLERLARVAHLYYEENKTQGEIADMLRVSRPLVSRMLNEARSIGIVEIRVRSLTSTPEILTEHLCQTYGLHSSIVVPDEESDDVTHYAMAQRLLTYIYEQNPAVVGVGWGTVIGLAAKRLESIQVPPLSIQTICPLLGNSNVLSRQYHPDEHVRMFAEACGAQPVFLHAPAYTSSEADANIFRETAQYQAVLSQWKKLDLAVVEIHDDSIVQRTGYCGQANAVGYAAGYGMDTAGKMVSLPYTIMRIPLDMLKRCRRIIGICTADTRIQALQSVLRAGLITDVLAPESVARQLVSKTQ, from the coding sequence ATGAAATACCGGAAAGAGAAATTAGAACGGCTTGCCAGAGTTGCCCACCTTTATTATGAGGAAAACAAGACGCAGGGAGAAATCGCGGACATGCTGCGCGTCTCCCGCCCGCTGGTCAGCCGCATGCTCAACGAAGCGCGAAGCATTGGCATTGTAGAAATCCGCGTGCGCTCGCTCACCTCCACACCGGAGATTCTGACAGAGCATCTGTGCCAAACCTACGGCCTGCACAGCAGCATTGTCGTGCCGGACGAGGAATCCGACGACGTCACCCATTACGCGATGGCGCAGCGTCTGCTGACGTACATATACGAACAAAATCCCGCCGTGGTCGGTGTCGGCTGGGGCACGGTCATCGGTCTCGCGGCGAAGCGGCTGGAGAGCATACAGGTGCCGCCCCTCTCCATCCAGACCATCTGTCCGCTGCTCGGCAACAGCAACGTGCTGTCGCGCCAGTACCATCCGGATGAACACGTCCGCATGTTCGCGGAGGCGTGCGGCGCGCAGCCGGTCTTTCTGCACGCCCCTGCGTACACCTCCAGCGAGGCGGACGCGAACATATTCCGCGAGACCGCGCAGTATCAGGCCGTGCTCAGCCAGTGGAAAAAGCTGGATTTGGCAGTGGTGGAAATTCACGACGACTCGATTGTGCAGCGCACCGGCTACTGCGGACAGGCAAACGCCGTCGGCTATGCCGCGGGCTACGGCATGGATACCGCGGGAAAAATGGTTTCCCTGCCGTACACCATCATGCGCATTCCGCTGGACATGCTGAAGCGGTGCCGCCGCATCATCGGCATCTGCACGGCGGACACGCGCATCCAGGCGCTGCAAAGCGTACTGCGCGCGGGACTCATCACGGATGTGCTGGCGCCGGAATCCGTCGCGCGGCAGCTTGTAAGCAAAACGCAATAA
- a CDS encoding manganese efflux pump MntP: MHMSFLDLFVIAVGLSMDAFAVSVCKGLSVRQLKFSHACTAGVYFGGFQFLMPLLGYALGVRFQQYITSIDHWIAFVLLALIGANMIKESRGEAEQLNDSFSFWTMLPLAVATSIDALAVGITFAFLQVSILPAVTVIGCTTFVLSAVGIKIGHVFGTRYQSRAELAGGIVLIALGCKILLEHLGILG, encoded by the coding sequence CTGCACATGAGTTTTTTGGATTTGTTTGTCATCGCCGTGGGTCTGTCCATGGACGCCTTCGCCGTGTCTGTCTGTAAGGGGCTGTCCGTGCGGCAGCTAAAATTTTCGCACGCCTGTACCGCCGGTGTGTACTTCGGCGGCTTTCAGTTTCTGATGCCGCTGCTCGGCTATGCGCTCGGCGTCCGGTTCCAGCAGTACATCACGAGCATTGACCACTGGATTGCCTTTGTGCTGCTCGCCCTCATCGGCGCGAACATGATCAAGGAATCGCGCGGGGAGGCGGAGCAGCTCAACGATTCGTTCTCGTTTTGGACGATGCTCCCGCTCGCCGTTGCGACGAGCATCGACGCGCTGGCGGTCGGCATCACGTTTGCCTTTTTGCAGGTTTCCATCTTGCCCGCCGTGACGGTCATCGGATGTACGACGTTTGTGCTGTCCGCGGTCGGCATCAAAATCGGGCATGTGTTCGGCACGCGTTATCAATCGCGCGCGGAGCTTGCCGGCGGCATCGTGCTGATTGCCCTCGGATGTAAGATTTTGCTCGAACATCTCGGAATTCTGGGATAA
- a CDS encoding GTP pyrophosphokinase, whose product MAENKSEWGTQLIAAAPKRADPSLDPFKQMMSYYRCAAMEVETKFRVLDVQMSLNRENNPIESIKTRLKSPESIFEKLKRRDLPMTLSAIEENLNDIAGVRVICSFPEDIYLLADALLRQDDITLIERKDYIQNPKPNGYRSLHLIVEVPIFLRNETKRMRVEVQLRTIAMDFWASLEHKLRYKKGLEDSEDYQEISRQLKNCAEISAMLDRLMENIRGQIEGGREL is encoded by the coding sequence ATGGCTGAGAATAAATCGGAATGGGGCACCCAGCTGATCGCGGCGGCGCCCAAGCGGGCGGACCCGTCTCTGGACCCGTTCAAGCAAATGATGTCGTATTACCGCTGTGCGGCGATGGAGGTCGAGACCAAGTTCCGGGTGCTCGACGTGCAAATGTCGCTCAACCGCGAAAACAACCCGATTGAGTCCATCAAGACGCGGCTGAAAAGTCCGGAGAGCATCTTTGAAAAGCTCAAGCGGCGCGATTTGCCGATGACGCTGAGCGCCATCGAGGAAAACCTCAATGACATCGCCGGTGTGCGCGTCATCTGCTCGTTTCCGGAGGACATTTACCTGCTCGCGGATGCGCTGCTGCGGCAGGATGACATCACGCTGATTGAGCGGAAGGACTACATCCAGAACCCGAAGCCGAACGGATACCGTAGCCTGCACCTCATTGTGGAGGTGCCGATTTTCCTGCGCAACGAAACCAAAAGGATGCGCGTGGAAGTCCAGCTGCGCACGATTGCGATGGACTTTTGGGCGAGTCTGGAGCACAAGCTGCGCTACAAAAAGGGCTTGGAGGACAGCGAGGACTATCAGGAGATTTCCCGCCAGCTCAAAAACTGCGCGGAAATCAGCGCCATGCTCGACCGGTTGATGGAGAACATCCGCGGGCAAATCGAGGGCGGGCGCGAGCTGTAA